The following nucleotide sequence is from Podospora bellae-mahoneyi strain CBS 112042 chromosome 1 map unlocalized CBS112042p_1, whole genome shotgun sequence.
CGGTTGATCGGCTTCTTCGGTGCCATGTTTTCCTACGATCACAAAGCAGGCATTACAGCGTCTGCGAAAGCCCTACAACAACTGTATTCCATGAAGAACTTCAAGCCAGAGATGGGGATCAAAGTCTTGGAAGATGTCTCCAAGCTGAAGGAAGATTTCCGGCTACAGACTGCCGTTACCAGACTTGAGCTTTATGAGTTGTTCCTCAGGTTGGTGGAAGACCCAGCAGTCAGCAGTGAACTTCAACACAAGTACGGCTCCTCATGCGGCTTTgcccttgatctcctccagctctgCTCAAGTGAGCGAGACCCAAGAAACCTTATGATCTGGTTCAAAATCATCAGACGACTCCTCACCGAattctcaccatcacccgaGGTCACCGAAGAGATTTTCAAAGCTTTCTCTGCCTACTTCCCCATTTCTTTGCGGAGCTCGGCCACCCCAATAGGAATCACAGCCGAGGACCTCAAGGAGGCGGTGCGGTACTGTTTTTCATCGCATCAACGTGTTGCCCCTTTTGCCTTTCCATTTCTCATGCAGAAGCTTGATCAAGGGGATGCAGTCACGGTGGCTGTCAAGGTATGCTGAAAATGCTCCTGAGTTCCGAAAGTATAGCTTGCTAACTCCGTTAGGTTGACATTCTGAGAACCATCAAGGCGTGTATCGAAGAGTACGAAAACCCGCAGGCTAGCGTTGTCCCATACATCAAAAAGATCTGGGGGTCCCTGAAATACGAAGTACGAAACGGGGAGGTAAAGGAGAGCATCGACGCCACCATCGAAGTGCTCCGTGCTATTGCCAGAAAGCTCGATGGCTCGAAAACTCACAAGCATGAAGTCACCCTGTTGAAGAACTACATCGACCTGGTGTTTGGAGACTGCAAAGACGACCTTTCCAATCCGACCTACACGAAACAAGCAGGTCTTCTGTTATTGACGGTTGTCACCGCAAGCATCAAGGGCTATGTGTTTTACAGTGCTAGCTTCATCGATATCATCCGCCAAAATCTTCGACAACCAAAGTCTCCGACTCATACCCGAGACCTTCTGCTACTTGTGAACTCTATTCTCAAGACACGGATAGAGCTCTTCAAGAACCGAAAAGTTGGACATCccgatgatgaggagcaaTTACGTTCCGAGCCACGGACCCACCTCGTTAGCCTCTTCCACGATGTCTACCTACCAATATGGACGGGCAAGGCCAGTGAATCTGATTCCAAAGAGAGCGATGTCCTGAAACAAGTCGctcttggtcttggcttGCTTGTCAGCCAGCAAGCTTTGGATACGAAGGGCGAGGTGTCACTCCTCTGCTCCGGGGCTATCTGTTTTGAGATCTGCAACCTTCTCACTGTCACACTTGTGAAGCCTTTGACCCTGAGCTCCAATGACAATCAGAGCCAGGATGCGACGCTGGAAGATGACGTTGTGCTTGCTCTGCGCACAATCGTCATGAGTTACACAGATGGCTATGGGCATATTCTCAAGGCAGCCAGAAAGGAAATCCAGAAGCGCGACTGGACTGGTCCTTCTGAGTATTCTCTGGAGGCTCTGAAGATTCTGCTTTCTCGACTGGCGTTCATCGGGTGCTCAGAGATTCCGACCCAGGTCAAGTCTGACACGGAGCCGGAACACCCATACAGCCCGCTGCGGCACTATGACGCGTGGCTGCGGACGCTAGTATACCTCTTCCCACTGTCAGCTCAGTCCCTTACTGCCAACTCGTACATTTTGTCGTCTCTTCATGCGTCGGTCATATGGTTCCGTGACGCCTGTGAAGCAAGGTACGGGACTGGTGCACTGGTCCAGTATTCAAATAGCGACAAGAACTGGCTTGCGGAATTTGAGCAGCTTCCAGGCACATTCTTCAGTCAGGCGGAGGGTCAATCTATACTGCCAGACGAAGTTGCTTCAagctttggcgaggatgaccCCAAGACGTATCTCCAGTTCCTGCGACTCAGCTTGTTCATCGTGAGGGGATTTTACAAGGGTGCCAATACTGAAGCACCATGGTCAGAGCAAGCGCTTGTTCAGCTTGCTCAGACGGCTGCGTTGGTTGTGCGAAGCCTCGATGAAAAGTTGCAGGTGTCTTGTAATCTGGCCCGCGAGGCATTCAGCTTGTTCAAGACCTCCGAGGACAAGCCCTGCGCTAGCCCATTGAGTGGGTTACTCACAGTTGGTATCCTTCAGGGACTTCACCCGGGTGCTATGACTGAGCTGGTGAGTTTCATGCTCTAAATCACTGTTCCCAAACCAAACTGACAACAATATTTGTAGTATCAACCCGGAGGTGTAGCAGAGAAGTTTATCTGCGATACATCCTACCTTGGCTCCTCGCCACGAGCAAGCGATATTAAGGCCGCCATTGGAGCCATCTATTCCAACAAGTACCCAGCTGGACCTGCTGCATCTGAGGAATACCAGACCTTGAAGCGTGGTTTGGAATTCTGGACGAACCACATCAAGAACGCCGTCAGATCCTCAGACATCGACTCTGACAGCTTCcactccttcaccaacgtTGCTATGCACACCGTTGCCGGGGCCGTGGCCCGTCAAGAGAAATTCGTCCTTGACCTCATCCCTATCCTCCACGAGGCGGCTGCTAGCCCCAGCCCCAACGGGGAAATCGTCGCTCGTTCCATGGGCATCCTAGTCCAACCCAACAGCGAAGTTTTGAACAAGGAGAGCCACGCGAACATCAAGCGGTTCTACAAGCAATGGGCTTACAACTTCCTCGTCCGCCCATTATATGACCTTGCCCGCCCAGGCAGCGACAAGGACCCCAAGGCCACAGCCCGTTACTCTATCATGATTCTCTCAGTGGTCAAGAACTGTCCTTTTACCGTCTACCAGGACGATCTCGAGTCTCTGCTGCGTCTCCTTGTCACCGCACTGAGCAACAAGAAGGACGACAGTGTCCTCTCCGAGGAGGCCGCGCAGGCGCAGGTGATTGCCGCTTTGGAAATCCTGGTTGATATCCTGGCCAACGAGCCAAGCACTCTCAAGGGTTTCTTGAAGGAGATCATCAGTGGGACGACCAAGGTGTACCAGGAATCAGCCACCTCGAACAAGACGCTCCACAAGACTCTAACGACCTGCCGGAAGTTGTCACTGCAGGTGCTCGGTGCACTACCGAAGACGTTTGAGGAGCGCTatctcctttctttctcgcGCCCAACACAGCGCATGCTGGCTTCGGCGTGTGGCGACCCTGTGAGAAAGGTGCGTGAGGCTGCGCGGTCAGCCAGGGCTAACTGGGCGAAGGTTGTTTAGGGGTAGGATATGAGATTTGCAGGTAGATAGAACCCATCTGATCCAATGAGCAGCAAAGCAATGTGAACCATGGGTATCTCTGTTGACTTTTTGCCGTCCACCAAAGGACACCTTCCCCATACATAGATAAACGAATCAATTAGCCAGAAACTCGCTGTAGCCCCCCCTGTAACCGCCAATACCATTTTCTGTACAAAAAGTTTTTGCACAACAAACCCGGTTAATCATTCCCGATCCTCGAACGACTagttcttcctcctctttccccccttcttcgCCTCAGCCGCCTCCGTCCCCGTCGCCGTCTCGACCGCAGACCCAACAACACtaaccccctcaccacttAACATAGCCAACATCTCAGGAGTATATACCGCCGACGGccctgcctccccaccctcaacctTTGCGGCATTCGCCCTCTTGGTATCAACCCTCCCAATAACATCCACCCCCTGCGCCAACACAGTCTGCAACGGTGCCGCAACAAACCTCCCCGCGGCATCAAACCACTCGGTAAAACTCCTGCTAATCTTCAATGTCTTCCTCTCCCCTGTCTTCCCATCCTTGACCTCAATTGTCATGTGATAGACTGGTACATTCTTTTTTGTCTCGGTCGAGATCCGGATCTTGTCACCTTTTGGGGAGGTGCCCTGGTAGATTGTGCCCTTTTCGACATAGAAGATCCAGAAGGTGAGGAGTCcgttgaggatggtgtaGAGGGCGACGGCGAAGGCGGTGTAAGTTTTTGTGGACTCGAAGCCGAAGTTGTAGTCCCAGGCGAAgcaggcggcggagagggcgaACGCGGAGAAGCCAAGGGCGAGGCGGACgtcggtgaggaggtgggagggggtgaaggagagggaggtgaggtagTTGGGTATGGcgtcgtcggtggtgttTTTGAGGTCTGGAATAAGTGGGATTAGAGGCTGGActtggagagggggtggtgaaggaggggagcTTACCTGCTAAGTTGTAGACCGTGATCTTTTCTTgggtggccatgatggcaAGTTATTTGAGCAAATGAATTGAAACGAAAGACAATCCCAGATACTGTTATATTCAAGGCCAGAACAAAGCTTCCTGCGAAGAATCGGTAGTAAACCTCTCGATCGTTGGCTTCAAAGTTCCTAGACAAACACCTGTCGCGAAACGGAAAGGCCACCTCTTTGGACGTCAGAAGTGGCCCGTGCTCCTCTACCCGTCTTTTTGGCAGGGTTCCTGCGCCGCGCGCATGAGCAACCCCTGCAATCTTGGCATTCGATGGGAAGCTCCAGCGCAACGACGACATTGCATTGCTGCTGTCTTGATCCCATCACCAGCCAAACACTTAACCCAATTCCACAACAACACTATCTCGCCCTGTGAAGAGACCACAACCATGGCGCAAGTACCAGTCCAGACGATCCATAGGGATCCCCAGTTATTGTATGTCCCCCCCCTACCACTGTctttcaccaccatccacgaTGTCACTAACCACACTACCCTCACCACAGCTACTGgatcctcttccccatcaccatAGTCATGATCCTCACTGGCATCCTCCGTCACTACGCCACAGTCCTCATGTCCTCCGCCCCCAAACCCCTCGACCTCCGCTCCACCCGCGAGCAGcgttccctcctccacggcaTCTCCCTCCGCACCAACTTCCACGTCCTCTCTCCCCGCTCCTTCCACTCCCGCCGCGACGCCGTCATCACCGCCTACGAATCAGGCGCATACCTCAAAGACCCAGAGAGAAAGGGTCAGCCCCCGGCAAACCCAATGACAGACCCGAGCTCGATGGACGGGATGATGGGCATGATGAAGAACCAGATGGCTATGATCATCCCCAACACGCTGATCATGAGCTGGATCAATGCTTTTTTCAGCGGTTATGTTATTAGTGAGTGGCTGACAGCTCCGGGAAGAAGGAAGGCGGCTGGGCTGACATGGCAAAATAGTGAAATTACCCTTCCCCCTGACCATCAAGTTCAAGAGTATGCTTCAGGCTGGTGTGGGAACCAAGGACATGGACCCGAGGTGGATGTCAAGTATCAGTTGGTACTTTTTGTGCATGTTTGGTTTGCAGTCTGTGTTCAACTTTTTGCTTGGCAATGACAATGGTATGTTTTGTTCTGGCAACTATTGACAAGGTGTATTGGCGATTCTATCCATGCAAGTACAAGCTGTGCTGACAATCTTCCTCCTGATAGCTGCCAGCCAAATGGCTCAGCAGATGGGCCAGATGGGCCCTCAGGCGCCACAAATGTTTGGCCCTGGTGTTGACCCCAATAAGCAGTTCCTGGCCGAGGCGGAGAACCTGGCTGTGATTGAACACCATTCGGTTCTGGACGGTGTCGAACAGCGGCTTCTTGAGGGAATTAGGGTATAAGGGATGCACAAAATGTGACTTTTCGGCTTACGGTGACGACAGCAACATACGATAGCGCCTCTCGATGAACCGGGTTTGGTGACAGCGTCGGCTACTCTCCTTCACTCCCACCACAAGGTGATGCCAAGACCAGGGGCGGCCATTGTCCCAATTATGGAATATGGGGCCTGGTAGGTGGTTTTTGTTGGCGCATCGGAATCAGTGGACTCctttggttttgttggtggctgGGTGTACCACCTCTCCTCGAGAACCATGAAGCGCACGATTTCGTGGGTGTCATAGTACAGCTGTGTTTCCTCGTCAGACTTCCAAAGCCAGACCTTTTCGGCCTCGACACTATGGCGGCGGTTAGTGACAAGGGCGACTCGAGCAGGTTCTGGGACTCATGAGCGACCTACAACTCTGTCTCTTCTGGCAGTTCAGTGGAGGGAATCCAAATTTCGTTGAAGAAGGGCGTGCAGACTGGCGTGGATAGTCGGTCAGCTGGGAGGATGCAGCCACAAAGAGGAACAAGAGGTATAACTCACGCCGCATGCCTTGGGAAGTTTGCTCCTTGATACGTGCCTGGATAACTTCGCCCCTGTGTGGCCGGAAGACTACCATGTGGAACTCAACTGTATCGTAGAT
It contains:
- a CDS encoding uncharacterized protein (COG:K; COG:L; BUSCO:EOG09260SR2; EggNog:ENOG503Q31B), encoding MAQFKQWALEYVLADDEPVQLQLTKKAAKEIEDSRASSTVVGNWAASVHQWMTLTHSNDNDQMEDEDERANGDIVSRAKALGFLAGTLEALDKTILRPDQVQRLIGFFGAMFSYDHKAGITASAKALQQLYSMKNFKPEMGIKVLEDVSKLKEDFRLQTAVTRLELYELFLRLVEDPAVSSELQHKYGSSCGFALDLLQLCSSERDPRNLMIWFKIIRRLLTEFSPSPEVTEEIFKAFSAYFPISLRSSATPIGITAEDLKEAVRYCFSSHQRVAPFAFPFLMQKLDQGDAVTVAVKVDILRTIKACIEEYENPQASVVPYIKKIWGSLKYEVRNGEVKESIDATIEVLRAIARKLDGSKTHKHEVTLLKNYIDLVFGDCKDDLSNPTYTKQAGLLLLTVVTASIKGYVFYSASFIDIIRQNLRQPKSPTHTRDLLLLVNSILKTRIELFKNRKVGHPDDEEQLRSEPRTHLVSLFHDVYLPIWTGKASESDSKESDVLKQVALGLGLLVSQQALDTKGEVSLLCSGAICFEICNLLTVTLVKPLTLSSNDNQSQDATLEDDVVLALRTIVMSYTDGYGHILKAARKEIQKRDWTGPSEYSLEALKILLSRLAFIGCSEIPTQVKSDTEPEHPYSPLRHYDAWLRTLVYLFPLSAQSLTANSYILSSLHASVIWFRDACEARYGTGALVQYSNSDKNWLAEFEQLPGTFFSQAEGQSILPDEVASSFGEDDPKTYLQFLRLSLFIVRGFYKGANTEAPWSEQALVQLAQTAALVVRSLDEKLQVSCNLAREAFSLFKTSEDKPCASPLSGLLTVGILQGLHPGAMTELYQPGGVAEKFICDTSYLGSSPRASDIKAAIGAIYSNKYPAGPAASEEYQTLKRGLEFWTNHIKNAVRSSDIDSDSFHSFTNVAMHTVAGAVARQEKFVLDLIPILHEAAASPSPNGEIVARSMGILVQPNSEVLNKESHANIKRFYKQWAYNFLVRPLYDLARPGSDKDPKATARYSIMILSVVKNCPFTVYQDDLESLLRLLVTALSNKKDDSVLSEEAAQAQVIAALEILVDILANEPSTLKGFLKEIISGTTKVYQESATSNKTLHKTLTTCRKLSLQVLGALPKTFEERYLLSFSRPTQRMLASACGDPVRKVREAARSARANWAKVV
- the SPC2 gene encoding signal peptidase complex subunit spc2 (BUSCO:EOG09265B95; EggNog:ENOG503P41E; COG:S); the encoded protein is MATQEKITVYNLADLKNTTDDAIPNYLTSLSFTPSHLLTDVRLALGFSAFALSAACFAWDYNFGFESTKTYTAFAVALYTILNGLLTFWIFYVEKGTIYQGTSPKGDKIRISTETKKNVPVYHMTIEVKDGKTGERKTLKISRSFTEWFDAAGRFVAAPLQTVLAQGVDVIGRVDTKRANAAKVEGGEAGPSAVYTPEMLAMLSGEGVSVVGSAVETATGTEAAEAKKGGKRRKN
- a CDS encoding uncharacterized protein (COG:S; BUSCO:EOG0926431P; EggNog:ENOG503NUT3), whose product is MAQVPVQTIHRDPQLFYWILFPITIVMILTGILRHYATVLMSSAPKPLDLRSTREQRSLLHGISLRTNFHVLSPRSFHSRRDAVITAYESGAYLKDPERKGQPPANPMTDPSSMDGMMGMMKNQMAMIIPNTLIMSWINAFFSGYVIMKLPFPLTIKFKSMLQAGVGTKDMDPRWMSSISWYFLCMFGLQSVFNFLLGNDNAASQMAQQMGQMGPQAPQMFGPGVDPNKQFLAEAENLAVIEHHSVLDGVEQRLLEGIRV
- the rpc25 gene encoding DNA-directed RNA polymerase III complex subunit Rpc25 (EggNog:ENOG503P1TA; COG:K), giving the protein MWIVTKIADLVQLKPQDFYKTSLEAIEDKINEKYANKVIPNIGLCVCVWDITDASEGLIGQYDGFVNINVEFHMVVFRPHRGEVIQARIKEQTSQGMRQPARVALVTNRRHSVEAEKVWLWKSDEETQLYYDTHEIVRFMVLEERWYTQPPTKPKESTDSDAPTKTTYQAPYSIIGTMAAPGLGITLWWE